A part of Agarilytica rhodophyticola genomic DNA contains:
- a CDS encoding condensation domain-containing protein, with amino-acid sequence MPNTIFCISALHEKQSEILFEQLIYKESTHQIIGGKLQFKGKFEPKRLIKAQAYLADSSDIFRHRLILDDGVYWNRFEEKPTFSFNEVSFVNEAKPHQAADNWYKRNYLNRPFDISKPLSR; translated from the coding sequence ATGCCTAACACAATTTTTTGTATTTCCGCACTACACGAAAAGCAATCCGAAATTCTATTTGAACAATTGATTTATAAAGAATCAACTCACCAAATAATTGGCGGAAAACTCCAATTTAAAGGTAAATTCGAACCTAAAAGGCTTATAAAAGCTCAAGCTTACCTTGCTGATAGTTCGGATATATTCCGCCATCGTTTAATACTAGATGACGGAGTATACTGGAACCGCTTTGAAGAAAAGCCAACGTTCTCTTTTAATGAAGTGTCTTTTGTTAATGAAGCTAAACCTCACCAAGCAGCAGATAATTGGTACAAAAGAAATTATTTAAATCGTCCATTTGATATAAGTAAACCCTTAAGTAGGTGA
- a CDS encoding beta-propeller fold lactonase family protein has translation MKVEKNRDVFLKNFISHYFKSVKGLGSILLSSSLLVGCGGGGGNNDNNGGNGNAPTPTVTPTPTPEPPTTSVIPSRSSSIALTSGDERLVVVNRENNSVSVIQVKNESGEDTEILQAEITVGDEPRSVVITPDDTKALITNAVDGTVSVIDLSQPIPSVIGEPIEVGTEPRGIAISPNGTYAYVANHTQGTVSVISIMTNQVVNTVNVGGNPMAIAITNDGDAEDSDEYVYVTRFFSEVIDPVNRPDGFNDAKQGKVIYFNVESSLNDMPATFEYNLSPLANAGFAADRRRFCQNTRNALQDTGTVFFNSGADGLGNGAAALKNEVFCPDTSSADISDGGNIANTAQGAYTNNLFAAMIRNNTLYIPNVGASPEPPVKFNVNVQALMSSIDLSNGVDTTINLNDQIKRETQPTSPTESLDRLFGNDIVAIDANLAGDQFLIVSRGGNYVMRAGLDSQGQLDINAPSGVIRFKTGNIPSGVVMSHDGTRAYTNNEVSSSVTSIDLENNQVITQDIASSTPAAPGTQKHRELLGKLVFYTALGTPDTFDTNGDGVFDTEVRDIEPLAFRDKASDNAWSSCASCHEDGHSDNVTWIFPTGPRQTIPLEGTFAKNNTDDQRILNWNGVRGSVTDFNNNSRGVQGGTGFATNVNGSNRTTEVFNHGPTKGISDALDAMTEWVANAVRIPIMPDISNTAALTSGRATFENYCASCHGGEKWTKSTISAYENNPTFAENPLGNNFFNGVLALDPNLTTAGPQIRSVEINGDTTNFLDDVGTLFAANDLEIRGAGAIAGQSTQGFNSLGGIGFNTPSLFGIALSSPYLHDGSAVTLEDVFALHTLPQQGNATIDDTINDPIVLQYLAEFVLAIDEQTPVIEISTQ, from the coding sequence ATGAAAGTTGAAAAAAATCGAGATGTTTTTTTAAAAAATTTTATCTCTCATTATTTCAAATCTGTGAAGGGCCTTGGATCAATTTTACTCAGTTCATCTCTACTTGTTGGCTGTGGAGGAGGAGGGGGGAACAACGACAATAATGGAGGAAATGGAAATGCTCCAACACCTACCGTAACGCCAACACCAACGCCGGAACCACCAACAACTTCTGTTATACCGAGTCGCTCCAGTAGTATCGCATTAACATCCGGGGACGAACGTCTAGTTGTCGTTAATCGGGAAAATAATAGTGTTTCAGTGATTCAGGTCAAGAATGAATCGGGTGAGGACACTGAAATACTACAAGCTGAAATAACTGTAGGAGACGAGCCACGTTCCGTTGTCATCACTCCCGATGATACTAAAGCTTTAATAACCAATGCTGTCGATGGTACTGTTTCGGTTATAGACTTAAGTCAACCCATTCCTTCGGTTATTGGAGAGCCTATTGAGGTAGGTACCGAGCCTAGAGGCATTGCAATTTCTCCAAATGGAACCTACGCTTATGTCGCTAATCATACACAAGGTACAGTTTCTGTTATTTCTATAATGACAAACCAAGTAGTAAATACTGTCAATGTCGGAGGGAATCCTATGGCAATCGCCATTACCAATGATGGAGATGCGGAAGACAGTGATGAATATGTTTATGTCACTCGCTTTTTTTCAGAGGTAATCGATCCTGTCAATAGACCTGATGGCTTTAATGATGCCAAGCAAGGTAAGGTAATATATTTCAATGTAGAGAGCTCCTTAAATGATATGCCCGCTACTTTTGAATATAATCTATCACCTTTAGCTAATGCAGGTTTTGCTGCTGATAGGAGACGCTTTTGTCAGAATACACGCAACGCGTTACAAGATACTGGTACAGTTTTTTTTAATAGCGGTGCAGATGGGTTAGGAAATGGAGCAGCGGCTTTGAAAAATGAGGTGTTCTGTCCTGATACTAGTAGTGCTGATATTAGTGATGGAGGCAATATTGCGAATACTGCTCAGGGTGCTTATACCAATAATTTATTTGCTGCGATGATTCGAAATAATACACTGTATATTCCCAACGTAGGAGCATCACCTGAGCCCCCTGTTAAATTTAATGTCAATGTACAGGCACTTATGAGTTCGATTGATCTGTCCAATGGTGTTGATACAACAATAAATCTTAACGATCAAATTAAAAGGGAAACGCAACCTACATCGCCAACGGAATCTTTAGATCGTTTATTTGGTAACGACATTGTCGCCATCGATGCTAATTTAGCCGGTGATCAATTTTTAATTGTGAGCCGAGGTGGAAACTATGTGATGCGGGCAGGCTTAGATAGCCAAGGCCAACTGGATATTAACGCTCCATCAGGGGTGATACGATTTAAAACCGGTAATATTCCAAGTGGTGTAGTGATGAGTCATGATGGCACACGTGCCTATACTAATAACGAAGTAAGCTCTTCGGTAACATCTATTGACTTGGAAAATAATCAAGTAATTACACAGGATATAGCTTCAAGTACACCTGCGGCACCAGGTACGCAAAAGCATCGCGAGCTTCTAGGTAAATTAGTTTTTTACACCGCACTAGGTACGCCAGATACTTTTGATACCAATGGTGATGGTGTATTTGATACTGAAGTTCGAGATATCGAGCCTTTAGCTTTTCGAGATAAAGCATCGGACAACGCTTGGAGTAGTTGTGCTTCTTGCCATGAAGATGGTCATAGTGACAATGTAACATGGATTTTTCCTACAGGTCCGAGACAAACTATTCCTTTGGAGGGTACTTTCGCAAAAAATAATACCGATGATCAGCGAATTCTAAACTGGAACGGTGTACGCGGAAGCGTTACTGACTTTAATAATAATTCGCGAGGTGTTCAGGGCGGAACAGGGTTTGCGACAAATGTTAATGGCAGCAATAGAACTACTGAAGTCTTTAATCATGGGCCTACTAAAGGTATTAGTGATGCATTAGATGCAATGACAGAATGGGTTGCCAATGCTGTTCGTATACCAATTATGCCTGATATTAGTAATACTGCCGCGTTAACATCTGGACGTGCAACTTTTGAAAATTACTGTGCGAGTTGCCACGGTGGCGAAAAATGGACAAAAAGTACGATTTCCGCTTATGAAAATAATCCTACTTTTGCCGAAAACCCCCTGGGTAACAATTTTTTTAATGGTGTGTTAGCACTTGATCCTAATTTGACCACGGCAGGTCCTCAAATTCGCTCAGTTGAAATTAATGGTGATACTACAAACTTCTTGGATGATGTGGGTACTTTATTTGCCGCTAATGATCTTGAAATTCGTGGAGCTGGTGCTATAGCGGGACAATCGACTCAAGGCTTTAACTCCCTTGGAGGAATAGGCTTTAATACGCCATCTTTATTTGGGATAGCACTAAGCTCACCGTATTTACATGATGGTAGTGCTGTTACTCTTGAAGATGTTTTCGCACTACATACTCTGCCGCAGCAAGGTAATGCAACAATTGATGATACAATTAATGATCCGATAGTTTTGCAGTATCTAGCAGAATTTGTGCTTGCTATTGATGAGCAAACCCCAGTTATCGAAATTAGTACCCAATAA